TTGACTGCATTTGCTACATTTTACATCTGGCCTCTACCAACACTTGTATTATGAATAATTGGTCTTTTTACAATTTGTACACGgtagataatatttatttttattatttttatttttctttccacCATTATACTTTATTTGTACATGCAAAGTTCCTTCAACAATTCTTTCTTGCctcatgagttttctctctgTTCTTGAGCTTGTAAAACATTAATTAATTCTACCAAAGGAATACTCGACAAATCTTTACTAGAGAAGATATAGTAGATTCATATCTCTTAGGAATTGTGAAAAGTACTTTTTCAATAATTCTTTGATAATGAAAATTCTTACTTAGTAGCCTCACTTTGTTAGCAAGGCTAAACAACATGTCGGTGTATTGTTTTATTAGTTCAGACTCTTTCATTTTcactttcattttcattttaaattctcTGATCAGGTTTAATGCATGCATATTCTTCACTCAGTTCATCATCTTGGTATTCTCCTTTGAGATAGTCCCATATGGTTTTTGCTGAAGTCATGTTCATGATTCTTGTGAATATGTTGGGAGAAACATCAGCATACAAGCAAGCCATAGCTTTGGcctattttgtttttttctccttttgaatttttatttgatttattgttGGATTTGTAGGAAGATCAGGAACTTCATATTCTTCTTCAATTGCACCCCAAAGATCGTATGTATTGAGATGAATTTTCATTCTCACAGCCCATGTTTGATAGTTGATTCCATCAAATACTAGGGCTACTGGCAttgattgattcaattttatttcCATTTCTGGAATTGGTTGTGAATATGAAAAATGGTTGTGAATTTGAATTGGTTAACCTCAAAAGTCTTTCAAGAATTTAGCTCTGATACTTATTGTTGGTTTTTTGAGAGGAGAGGAGAATAAGAGTGTGAATGAGACTGAAAATGATCTACTAATTTTATTAATCTGCTAGTATTTATAcattaaaatgtattaaaagTTCAAATGATGacgtaaataattttaaattttaaacttaaaaatcttaacaaaataatttaaaactaacTTATTGGATTTAGCCAAACAACTATAATCTTAGATTTACAGACTAAGTCAATTATTCTAAATAGCTTCTGTTTTAGGGTAGAGATGCAAAGAAGAAGCAAGGCCAAATGCATACATAACAAAAGTCAAACTCTCCCAACTTGATAAAAAGGATCCCAAGATGAACCTAAAAGAGAATCGCTAAGTGTATTGCTTCCAACAATATTTTCTTGCGCCATAAAGTTCTCCACCACCTCAAGAATAGACGTATTgggaaaaattttgaaatgggcctgaaaaaaaaaatattaacaaagTGTATGACAGCATGGAATGTGACTATCTTTGTCATATACTTACATGCTCAAGTTTCTCAAATCTTTGGATTAGGTGGATTATGGAATATGTTACCACAGTGTCTTACTCTCAACAAATTAATAGACATAAAAGGGGGTTCATCAAACTAACCGGAGGCCTTCTTCAAGGAGACCCCTCATCCCTTTTTCTTTATCTAATATGCATGGAGATTCTCTCTCATCAAATTAAATCTTTAGGTATTCAAGGTATATCAATCTCTAAAAGGCGCGTTAAGATATGGACCTCTTTATACCAAACAATTTTATCATGTTTACTAAGGAATCTATTGGAGAGGTAAGTAAAGTAAAACAGATTATGAATTAACAAAACAAGAATATTTTATAGTAAATTTGTGTGTCCTTTGGCTTctattctctctctctatatattaaTGGTACAATATAATATCTCTTAATTACAGCAAATCAATCTCCCTAAATTAGATAGCAAATCAGTTTCCTGACTACAACAAATCCTATTAAATGAAAATCATATATTTACAATGATTATAAACTTGACAGCCGGTCTTGACACCCCCCTCAAATTGATGCTGGCGATTTAAGCAGCATTAActtgtttataaaaaaattgatgtcTAGCAGTTGGGAGAGGCTTGGTGAGAATATCTACAATCTATTGATTTGTAGAAATGTGTGGAAGAGtaattgatcaagcataatttagccacatttttattatctttattactgtttaattacacatttttctagtttaattcatgtttttatgatatttttatagaaaatgagaaaactgaaaaacttggagaaaaattatagaaaaagctgaaaaattaattgggtcgaagtgatttggccaaatcactcgcaggaagCTGAAGCAGGAAACTGGGACTGACTTGCAGAAATGAtctgggcaagcgatttgggcaaatcaactgcccaaatcaaactgacgcAGACAAGGATAGCAGCacgggaaaaaggaaaaattagaaTTTCAAAAGTGTTGGTGTCCTATTCTatttcaaacaccacaagaccaATCATATGATATCTCCAAGAGTCACTCCCAAGAAAGACTTTCTCcaagaagaagatttattcatgattaaatataaaagcaaagaaggaataaaagactacaaaagactaagtcaaattaggattccaaatcctaattggactaggactcttcacctataaaaggagacagTCACAAACCACCAGGGGCGTCGAAAATTCTGCAGAACTTCAGCAGCAATGTAGCGGTCtcctttcttcctttcttctttctctttttgtgtatttttgtccaccatgagtggctaaacaccttcttttctagttgaagttgggaaatttcagttttgcgatgaattgggagatttaaaactccattgttaagcttctgtttttcaatatttatgcgacttgttcttcatgctattattgctttgctattagaatcaattaaggcatgttgcttttaattgcataagtgataaattgttagtttaaataatttaggtccgtaattgcttagattgtttgaacacaagcacacttggttgcataatctaaacttgaccacgcggttggcaaggtgagaattaggtttctctaaatcttaatgcagttaacagttgaaaagtaaaaaatcccaaggacgttccttggcaacttgttaactagtgtttgattagcgaacgtttcctagtcaaactaaaactaaggaggaatttggttgtgaaaAGCGTCTTTCataacctaaactaatttattgaaataaatatgagtatcaaagaatcaattatcaattatcaattctaaacaactgaaatagatccatacttcaactagagcttttctcccattgatttactcatctttttaaattattgttttttcttgctatttagttttaatcatcaaaacaaacccccctctttttatttattttttattttacttgtccaagtcataattaggaagatctttagtgtcaaatccttgtggttcgaccctattgccactatctataaattattttgttgattgataatatgtttattttttacggctttgACAACCGCTATCAGTAATAAAGCCATTATCAAAAGATTTTAGGATTAAATGGCAATCGATTTCAATGTGTCTGGTACGCTCATAGTAGATAGGATTTGCGACAATCTGAATAGCACTAGTATTATCAGTATGGAGAGGCATAGGATCAGATTGTGTATAACCCAATTCGGAAAGCAAACCATATAACCATGTAATTTCCAAACATGTTGTGGACATGGTCTGATATTCTGCTTTAGTTGAAGACTTGAAAACTCTATCTTGTTGCTTACATTTCTAGGAGATCAAAGTCTTGCCTAAGTATACATATCATCCTACTGTAGAATGACGAGTATCCAGACATCTCGCCCAATCCTAGTCACTATAAGTAACAAGACTAAGAGAAGAACTAGCTGGAAAAAAAGACCACAGTGGGGAGTACTATAAAGATACCGTATAATGCGTTTTACATCAACCATATGTAAGTGCCTTGGGGATGCCATGAACCGACTCATCAAATTAACAACAAAAGATATATCAGGTATTGTAATCATCAAGTAAACTAGGCTCCCAACTAGGCATTGATATAGGGtggtgtaacatcctcaaacccataggtagagtagtgccatcgttaggctatttcattccTAGAGTAAGGGGCATTAGGgaaggtgctagcttaactctaatctgctaataactgaatcagagaaaacttaataaaagaaacggacatatccagaaataaagcagacagtgtgattagcgagtcgggaacgagtcactttcgggaggtgcttagggtttcccgacgtgcttgcttgaggtgcttgtttagatccgtcatgcttgcttaagtgaaaagggcGTCTAACGGCTatatgtatagtttagtaggtcaatctatgattattgaaagtttaaaaactaaattgaaacatggtaaagagtttagtaggtcaaagtataaatatggaaagttaaaacataaaattcatatttacTTTCCATATGTCACCTAAGTAAGGAAAGAAGAAATGACAAAGCAAGTTAAAAAGGGATTgccttctttctttcattcatgtTGCCGTAGCTCACCATTGAAGAACCAagaatttgttttgtttttcttccaccaaagccaagccaaacttcaccaaatcaacttcttcctttaaccaaaatttatcctaagaccaagagctaaaggaacagccatatattgaaggaattgaagaagaaaagtttagggttccatatacaccaagcttgaaaatcaaaggtaagcTTAGAAAGGTGTAGGAAATAACATCTACTCATttattcatgcatgaatttgaattataaagcggtatagtttgtgacattccttgctctgtctactctttgatagggtaaggggtgttacaggtGGGGTCTAGAAAAATTTCACTCTCGTTGTGAAATTTGACATTGGTTTCCATAGGAGTATTGAGaggtataatattttgttatcctGCTAATTGGATTATGTCAGTGATGTACTTGTGTTGATTAACAAAAATGCCTTTGTTGCTTCTGTAAACTTCAAGTCCCAAAAAATAAGTAAGAAACTCCAAATCTTTCATATGGAAAGAAGCAAGTAAATATGCTTTGAGTTCCTTAAGATAGCCGTTGTCACTACCAGTGATTCCATATACACAAGTAACAAAACTATCCCCTGAGAAGTCTTGTGCAAAAGCAATGAAGGATCATACTAATTTTGTTGGAATGATAAATCAACAAACCAAGCACGAGAAGCTTGTTTTAGCCCATATAAAGAGCATTTTAGATGACATACCTCATTAGGACCAGTTTGCAAATCCAGTGGTGGATGCATATAAACATTCTCTTTAAGATCCctataaaaaaaatgtaattttaacATCCATTTGATGAATAGGCCAGTATTGAGAGGCTACAATAGCTACGATTGTGCGAACCGTAGTCATTTTAGCAACTGGAGGCAAATGTTTCCTCATAGTCAATCCCATATTCTTATCGATTTTCAATAGCTACCAAGTGAGCTTTACAACGGTCAAATGATCCATCAGCTTTTAGTTTAacagtaaaaactcatttacaaCAAATAAGAGTAATATCCGGTGGGCATGGTTCAAGTTGCCAAGTATGATTTACTTTGAGAGCACCAAATTCCTCTTCAATGGCCTACTTATAACAATTATATTTGACAGCTTCTGAGTACGATTTAGGTATGGTAATAGAGGAAAAATTAGTAACCATGGATGTGTGATTATCAAATCTATCAAGAGAATAACCAGACCTGTCTAGGGCTTTTGAGTTGCAAACAAACCGTCTGAGTGGCAAAGGTGCAATGTCAGGGGCCGGGGGTAGAGAAAACTTAGAAAAAATACGAATTTTAGGGGCGTAAGGTAAAGAGGGATGAACCACAAGTTGCTAGTTTTGCTCATCATTGCTACTTCATcttgtataaaaaaaatatcaagttGAAACCGTGTAATTGGAGCACAAGTGTTGTTTGGATGATAAAATTCATTGGAAGTGACCATATAAAAAGGGTAAAAATTTtgatgatcaagaaaataacaTTACGAGAAATACAAATTCATTGGATgatcaaaacacataaaacctttTGATTTTGTGCATATCCAAGGAAAGCACATTTTAGTGATTGTAGAGAAAGTTTGGTGTGTTCTTGAGgaggaaggaaaataaaaaacacACACCCAAAAAGATGAAATGATTATAATTAGGTGGATTTTGATGAAGCAAAAAATATGGTGTTTGATTATTAAGTGTAAGTGAAGGGAGACGATTTATGAGGTGAATAGCAGTGGATAAAGCTTCAACCTAGAATTTTGGTGGAACAAATGATCCAATGAGTAAAGATCGCACCACATTAAGTAGGTAGCAATTTTTGTGCTCAGCAACACCATTTTGCTGGGAGTATATTAACAACTCTTTTGAGAGAGAATACCCTTGATTTAAAggaaagtttaaaaattttgagatataTATACTCCACTAGaatctaattataaaattttgatagTTTTGAAATATTGAGTTTCTACTAAAGTAAAGAATTTTTGGAAAGCATTGACAACTTCAAATTTACAGTGcaaaaaataaatccaagtaaAATGGTTGTGATCGTCAATGaaagttataaaatatttatattaagcaTGAGAAATAACAGGTAAAATTTTCCAAACATCACTGTGGATTAAATCAAAACAATGAGATGCATGAGtagcatgaaaaagaaaaggtagAGTCTTGCTTTTACCCATTTTGCAACTAGAATAATCAAAACTGACATCTTTAGAtggaatttatattttaatacaccAGATTTTAACAAAGATAAAAGAATCTTATCACTTGGGTGGCCTAACTTTATATGCCATAACCTATACTCATCCCAACAGAGGTGGTAAAAAATGAAGACACATTTCAAATATTGGCCCATTCATTAAGATTAAGGGAAAAAGTTTGCCCCATTTAAGCCCTTTTGCATTATGTGATGTTGCTCTTCCCTAAGCAGTTCACTCAAACAATCATCCAAGAATGGAGAAGGAGTCCTTACCAACAAATTTGATCTGACAACCTCAAATTTAGGTCtaagttttataaaaaattgatcTTTTTTATTAGTTTGATGAAGAGTTATAATGGCTTCTAAAGGTGTATAAGGAATAGAAACATATATGATTTTAGTATACTCGGTCCATAATGAAATAAAACATGTGTAATACTCCTGGATTAACAAATTTCCTTATGTGTAATTTGACATCTCATATTCAAGTTGAAATTGTTGGGCTGAACTATTTTGACATATACTTTCTTGAGATAATCCCATATTGCTTTAACTGTTTTGTACGGTCTTAGATTGACAAGAATGGAAGGATCTATTGTTTGGAGCAGCCAACTTTTTACATGAGCATCCTTTGTTTCCCACTTAAAAGCTTTGATCTGATTCGTAGGCTTGCTGTTTGTGCCCTGCACAATTCCCTATAATTCTTTTCCTTGAACATAAATTTGGAAATGGAATTCCCAAGCAAAATTATACTTGcctgaaaattttatataagcaATATCTGATTTTTCCATGAGTAGAAAGCTAAGAAAAGTGTCAAAATCTCTCACAATTGAActaagaattcaaataaaaagaagaagaatagcaAAACAAAATAGCCAACGCATTAGCATGAGATGTATGGCTGCACAACTCTTAGCAGCCAACTCAACCCTTTTGAATAGATAAAAGTTGGACAAAAGTTATTCAAATGTTGGGATTCTTTAATTCAAATGATTCTCCTCCACCGCTACCGTTACTCTTGCCACCACCATCCACCCTTATTTAAGCTTAATAAACTTTATTTTCCTAATAATATAGTTCTTTgaataaaatctattatttaatattaataatatatgataataagtactaaaatttttaatttttttaatgcaattaaatttatttatgcatGAATTTGTACGCGATTAATATGTGAGATCTTcaaattttttactataaaattgaaaatcatgaatattaattgaatttttaatttttctttacactTATTTCTTTGTTTTATAGCAATAGGTTGCATAtttaatcaataatttattttatattattttaaatcccaaaagataaaataaaatattataatctatttttcatcaattaataatttcaaatttgaaatccgaatataaatgagaaaatattttgttactttCGATGAGCAGaattaattcatataaaaaatatatatttttttataaaataattttatattattttgtaaaataacttatattatcttatataatagtaatataaaatattttaatacacaCAACAACGTGATATCAAATAACTAGTTTAtatgtaattataattaaatgaattaaaatatcaatatttctattaaataaattagGATATCAATATTTCTATGCACAGAAAACACCAATATGATGAGCAATCTATCTACATGAAATAAAGCCTCTGTTGTGGGATTAGACAACGCATgaaaattctaattttattgGCATTTTTCTCTTGTGCCAAAAATTTCTCATCTTGTACAGGTATGCTCAATCAAACTTGCTTAAGAAAACGTCAATCATTTAGCCTCGTTtaacattaataattttataaaaaatgaatttaaatgaatttttataaaattattcatgattttattttcataaatgataaaaaaaatttatgttaaaaaattttaaaattttttttatttcaaataaaaattttataaaaaaaattcaatttaattaaatttgtataaaattcttaattacaAATGTAagattaatattttcttattcaCTACATTATTTTtgttagtattttaaatttaaaattaaaatggtaaatttttattagtttaacattattttataattaatcctATCAGGTCACTATAATATATTTACAAGTAAATGGAGGAGAAAATATACAATAACTTATACAAATTAGGATTCCTAGTCTAGCACTAAGATATAAACGTGtggaattattaaaaaattaaattaaaaatttttcacagataaaaaaaataattttttctagatTTAATTCATATTTGAGTATATCTAAGTGAAATAAACCTTGATAGATTTAAACATGAATTATTAGTTTTTCTTTacgaataataatatataatatatctcCTAAGCCAAAGGAATCAATGGACTTGCATAAAAATTGAATGGAAATAAGGATGAGAAAATATTAAGGAGATATAAGTTTTTAAATGATATgtgactaaaaaaatattttaattattttaaaatattgaggagttaaatataattttaaattaatttaatattttaataaatacggtaaaatattatatttatatataataaatgtagtataatgaatataaaaaactaattagaTTCTGACAgatattttaatcaatattatTTGTCTAAAacgatataagagaaaaaaataggCCGAAAAGAGAAACAATATTATTCAaacttttcaaaaattaaaaaactaaatttctaATAGTTAAGGATACTATTTATAATAAgaacaaaattttaatatgtaaaattatgaaaatatttaaaatattcaaaaataattaaattgtaaaattgaCTCATTTATGATAGAAGTTTTATATCAAACTTTATGATCGATATGATCGAACTTTATGATAGATTTACAATTCTCATTACACTTTTGAAAatcgtgcgtctcgaaattctCTTTCCAAAAAATTATAGTGAATTAACATCCAACATGGACAGTAAAAATTAAATCCAATTCAAATTTACTATAAAGTTCAAAACTGGTTGCTCcatatcaattttaaatattgtaaagAAATAGATCAACTAATTTGTATACATAACAAAAAATagaagattaaataataaaatatttgagtaTAATCATCAATTCacacaaatatttttatttggctTTTTCATTCAATAGGCCTGATAAACgggaaaaaaatagttttacaaGATTATTTCCTCACTTTGCTTGCTAAAAATGGTAGGTCCAAATGTGGAAGAGACAATTGCAATCAATAGAGGAAATTGTAAAAGTCCAAATAAGGTAACAGGAATACAAGCTAATAGACCAATTGGAACAACAATCCACCTCACTCTATGAGAAAGAACTATGTGAAGGGAAGAGCTGAATGCTGCCAATGTGGAAGCAATTGAAAAGAAGAGTGTAATAAGACCAATACTCAACCTCATTGGCAAGGCTCTACGAAAATCTTCTTCTGCATAGCGTGATGTTAGAATACCCAAAAACATTAGCAGTGAAGTGGATGAAGAGAAGAGTGCTAGAGCATCTGCTATGgcaaaaatcatgaaagatttgtcATTTAGAAAAATGGGTATCCCTTGAGTTTGATCATTCCCTCCTGGTATAGTAAAAGCTGCTGCAAATACAACTGTTACCATAAGAGCAGCTACCAGTGTGTATGATGAAGCTGTGTCTTTCATCCATTTTTCACCTTCCCCTACCAATTGTTTATGCTCTTCACTGAACACCACTCCTGGAGTTTTCCCTTCTTTGTTTTTCTCTTCCTTGAATGACGGTTGAACAACCTTTTCAACTTCCTGTAGACATTAACAATAGGTGAAGACAAATATAAGCTTAAATATAGAAACTCTTGCTGTTTGCGGAAGGCAATGACATTTGTGCAAATATGGCATCTCTAAGAAAAAATTGTTTTGGGTAGACCTGGCCACAGGTCGGAACCTGCTGTTCACCGCCACCTGGCAGTTTGAACTAGCATGGGATCCGTTGATAATGGTTTCAATTTATTGGCGGTTTCAATTCAGATTTAGTCCCTTTTTATAGCTTTTCTGTTTAGGTTTTTTAGAGTTAAGATTTTGATTAGATCCCAATTTAACACGGTTCAAACCTTTTAAGGGCTGAACCAGCCCCTGCCAGGTCTACAGTAGGTCCAAAACATTACCTTATACCATTGCAACTCTCGTTGCATTTGGAGAGCAGCACCCGAAATTCTATTTGATGGCTGTAACGTGCCTGCTAAATGTAACATATTGTTGCCAAATTTATCATACGACACCGTGAAGAAATGTTTATATGAACTCATTTGATATAGGAGATTGAACACTTTTTCCTGGCGGTGCAATACTgccaaatgaaaaatatttctctTATGATCATCTGGAAGCCAAACACTTCGAGGGTAAGCTCTAATAATCTCTGTAACAAACTCATGAATCCCAAGTGTAGCTGCAACTTGTACTGGATTCCCTAAAAGCTTCTCAACTTTTGCTTCACTCTGTTTTAGAGCTTCAGAAATTAAGAGTCTGAGTAACTCCATTGCTTGCAAATGCATGAACCTTATGTCCTTTATCTTCTGTAGAAATGCATATTGCTTGTTTTCCTGTCCAAACCCTTCAGAACTTCCACTAGGATCTTCCACGTCTCCACCTTTAGGAGCATTGCTTGCTCTACTGATTGAACCTGGAAAAACTGCATGAAAGAGGTTGTTTGACCACataacaaatataattattcaAGTTGTACCTAGAGCTGTGAAGTTAGGAGTTTGAAACCTCAATCATAACCCAATGGACCAATATATGTATATAAGGCTAGTATACATAATTATAGATCACAAGGAATTTAGGGACTAACAATGATATAATAAGAGCTGGAATAAACCCAGATGAGTTCCACTTTCGAATGCCTGAGGCTTTCGAGCCATTATCATTAAGGCTGTGTTCCCTTCAGTGTCTTCTTCAAGAGCAAGCATGGGATAGCACTTCAGTAGATCAATGGCAATGTCTATACATGGAAATATATACCAGCTATTAGAATCAGAATGCTGAACAAAGCAattgctatatatatatatatatatatatatattaacaatAATGACTTCTCAGGCTTGATAGAGAAGAGAATTGGGTACTAACCATAGAAATCAGCTGTAATAAGAAGATTAAGAAGCTTGACACCAAGTTTTCCAGCCAGTGGACTTGGATTTTCATTACGGTTCACTGATAAAAGATAGCTGACAGTTTCCTTCTGGCCATACTGTGCAGCTCGATGAAGTGGTGTATACCCATATTTGCCTGTCTTGTGCACCAACTCTGGCTTCTTCCTTACCAACATCTTTGCAGCTTCCGTATTTCCAGCAATTGCAGCATAATGAAGAGGTGTCTCATCAATTTTA
The sequence above is a segment of the Manihot esculenta cultivar AM560-2 chromosome 5, M.esculenta_v8, whole genome shotgun sequence genome. Coding sequences within it:
- the LOC110614423 gene encoding ankyrin-3, with translation MNGSLQQIKTTDRENENTSRTNARLDCKDSIYYLPLYKAAINGDWVAAERIFLDDHSAITAKLSSFEETALHVAVSTGRCNFFVQKLVEKMPLDSLGIANKIDETPLHYAAIAGNTEAAKMLVRKKPELVHKTGKYGYTPLHRAAQYGQKETVSYLLSVNRNENPSPLAGKLGVKLLNLLITADFYDIAIDLLKCYPMLALEEDTEGNTALMIMARKPQAFESGTHLGLFQLLLYHFFPGSISRASNAPKGGDVEDPSGSSEGFGQENKQYAFLQKIKDIRFMHLQAMELLRLLISEALKQSEAKVEKLLGNPVQVAATLGIHEFVTEIIRAYPRSVWLPDDHKRNIFHLAVLHRQEKVFNLLYQMSSYKHFFTVSYDKFGNNMLHLAGTLQPSNRISGAALQMQRELQWYKEVEKVVQPSFKEEKNKEGKTPGVVFSEEHKQLVGEGEKWMKDTASSYTLVAALMVTVVFAAAFTIPGGNDQTQGIPIFLNDKSFMIFAIADALALFSSSTSLLMFLGILTSRYAEEDFRRALPMRLSIGLITLFFSIASTLAAFSSSLHIVLSHRVRWIVVPIGLLACIPVTLFGLLQFPLLIAIVSSTFGPTIFSKQSEEIIL